In Massilia forsythiae, one DNA window encodes the following:
- a CDS encoding DegT/DnrJ/EryC1/StrS family aminotransferase: MAEHQAAASAAASAASAATSATEAAAAPFLPFALPDIDDAEIDAVVACLRSGWVTTGPVTRQFEHDFNAYLGGGLETISVNSATAGLHLALEALGIGPGDEVIVPTLTFTATAEVVRYLGAQPVFVDVDPERMNISVEAVAAAITPRTRAVIPVHYAGLACDMDALLDLARRHGLRVVEDAAHAFPTRWQGRLVGTLDSDVTVFSFYANKTMTTGEGGMVVTRDAELARRVRLMRIHGISQDAFNRYVSRTPAWYYEVVAAGFKYNLTDIASAIGIQQLRKIDRFARRREHLARRYHAGLAGLPLRLPAEASGASTHAWHLYVVRLTDDAPLARDELIDQLSQRGIGTSVHFIPLHRQPYWRDACRLSAEQFPVAEACYRGMLTLPLYTRMSDADQDRVIQAVRELLA; the protein is encoded by the coding sequence ATGGCTGAACATCAAGCCGCCGCATCTGCCGCCGCTTCCGCCGCATCTGCCGCCACCTCCGCCACCGAAGCCGCTGCCGCGCCGTTCCTGCCGTTCGCGCTGCCCGACATCGACGACGCCGAGATCGACGCCGTGGTGGCCTGCCTGCGCTCCGGCTGGGTCACGACCGGGCCGGTGACGCGCCAGTTCGAGCACGATTTCAATGCCTACCTGGGCGGCGGCCTGGAAACGATCTCGGTGAATTCCGCCACGGCGGGCCTGCACCTGGCGCTGGAAGCGCTCGGCATCGGTCCCGGCGACGAAGTCATCGTTCCCACGCTGACCTTCACCGCCACCGCCGAGGTGGTGCGCTACCTGGGCGCGCAGCCGGTGTTCGTCGACGTCGATCCGGAACGGATGAACATCTCGGTGGAGGCCGTCGCAGCCGCCATCACGCCGCGCACGCGCGCCGTCATCCCGGTGCATTACGCCGGCCTGGCCTGCGACATGGATGCCCTGCTGGACCTGGCGCGGCGCCACGGCCTGCGCGTGGTCGAGGATGCGGCGCACGCCTTTCCGACGCGCTGGCAGGGCCGGCTGGTGGGCACGCTCGACAGCGACGTGACGGTATTCAGCTTCTACGCCAACAAGACCATGACCACCGGCGAAGGCGGCATGGTGGTCACGCGCGACGCTGAACTGGCGCGCCGCGTGCGCCTGATGCGCATCCACGGCATCAGCCAGGACGCGTTCAACCGCTACGTCTCGCGCACGCCGGCCTGGTACTACGAGGTCGTGGCCGCCGGCTTCAAGTACAACCTGACCGACATCGCTTCCGCCATCGGCATCCAGCAGCTGCGCAAGATCGACCGTTTCGCGCGCCGCCGCGAACACCTGGCGCGGCGCTACCACGCCGGCCTGGCTGGATTGCCGCTACGCCTGCCGGCAGAGGCGAGCGGCGCCAGCACCCACGCCTGGCATCTGTACGTGGTACGCCTGACGGACGACGCGCCGCTCGCGCGCGACGAGCTGATCGACCAGCTGTCGCAGCGCGGCATCGGCACCAGCGTGCACTTCATTCCGCTGCACCGCCAGCCGTACTGGCGCGACGCCTGCCGCCTGTCGGCGGAACAATTCCCGGTAGCGGAAGCCTGCTATCGCGGCATGCTGACGCTGCCGCTGTACACCCGGATGAGCGATGCCGACCAGGACCGCGTCATCCAGGCCGTGCGCGAGTTGCTGGCATGA
- a CDS encoding glycosyltransferase family 4 protein translates to MADIVHLTSVHPRYDTRVFVKQCRSLAERGHRVSLVVADGLGDEWEDGVRIVDVGRLPGRVNRVLRTTRRVLRAALVLDADVYHLHDPELLLAGLFLKRRGKQVVFDSHEDVPAQLLAKPYLTPLARRLLSGAFGVVERHAYPRLDGLVAATPFIRTRLARLHPNTVGVNNYPLLQEFGAAPDWGAKTQEVCYVGSISAIRGIRELVQACALLESPARLSLVGGFAEPALADEVRRLPGWKQVDAHGHLDRAGVQRAMARAMAGLVTLHPVVNYLDALPVKMFEYMAAGLPVIASRFPLWQDIVEGNQCGLCVDPLDPAAIAAAIDYLCRHPDVARRMGENGRRAAHATYHWRGEADKLAGFYERLANGRAGGSRTPYPAKRSA, encoded by the coding sequence ATGGCCGACATCGTCCACCTGACCTCGGTACACCCGCGCTACGACACCCGGGTGTTCGTCAAGCAATGCCGCAGCCTGGCCGAACGCGGCCACCGGGTCAGCCTGGTCGTGGCCGACGGCCTCGGCGACGAATGGGAGGATGGCGTACGCATCGTCGACGTCGGCCGCCTGCCCGGACGCGTGAACCGGGTGCTGCGCACCACGCGCCGGGTGCTGCGCGCGGCGCTGGTACTCGACGCCGACGTGTATCACCTGCACGATCCCGAGCTGCTCCTGGCCGGGCTGTTCCTCAAGCGCCGCGGCAAGCAGGTGGTATTCGATTCGCACGAAGACGTGCCGGCCCAGCTGCTGGCCAAGCCCTACCTGACGCCGCTGGCGCGGCGCCTGCTGTCCGGCGCTTTCGGCGTGGTCGAACGCCATGCCTACCCGCGCCTGGACGGCCTGGTCGCCGCCACCCCCTTCATCCGCACGCGGCTGGCGCGCCTGCATCCGAATACGGTCGGGGTCAACAATTATCCGCTGCTGCAGGAATTCGGCGCGGCGCCGGACTGGGGTGCCAAGACGCAGGAAGTCTGCTACGTCGGCAGCATCTCCGCCATCCGCGGCATCCGTGAACTGGTACAGGCGTGCGCACTGCTGGAATCGCCGGCACGGCTGTCGCTGGTGGGCGGCTTCGCCGAGCCGGCGCTGGCCGACGAAGTGCGGCGCCTGCCCGGCTGGAAACAGGTGGATGCGCACGGCCACCTCGACCGTGCCGGCGTGCAGCGCGCGATGGCGCGCGCGATGGCCGGGCTGGTCACGCTGCATCCGGTCGTCAATTACCTGGATGCCTTGCCGGTCAAGATGTTCGAGTACATGGCGGCCGGCCTGCCGGTGATCGCCTCGCGTTTTCCGCTATGGCAGGACATCGTCGAAGGCAACCAGTGCGGCCTGTGCGTGGACCCGCTCGACCCGGCCGCCATCGCCGCCGCCATCGACTACCTGTGCCGCCACCCCGACGTGGCGCGGCGCATGGGAGAAAACGGACGGCGCGCGGCGCATGCCACCTATCACTGGCGCGGCGAAGCCGACAAGCTGGCCGGCTTCTACGAACGCCTGGCCAATGGCCGCGCCGGTGGCAGCCGGACGCCGTACCCGGCCAAGCGCAGCGCATGA
- a CDS encoding polysaccharide biosynthesis/export family protein — protein sequence MDASNKQFLLRMTGARSLAAAFLPIMPILFVVAGCASGLQFRDEGGSNADPAPPTELITERLISNERQEHLDLSNQNLEKLLVPNPPPYKIGGGDVLAIVVWDHPELAGNMAIPSSTDPAGAASAAPQGFVVDHLGRIQFPLAGLLTVEGLTEEQARALLTTRLAKYLARPNVTLRVQAYRSKRVYIDGEVKSPGLQAINDIPMTLVEALNRAGGLLPTADQSRIALERGQERYRINLRELVQKGVNPGLVMLAPGDVVRVHSRDESKVFVSGEVITPKALTMHDGRLTLNEALGESGGISPLSGDARQVYVVRKTPERTRVFQLDARVAGSLAMAESFELQPKDIVYVAATPLANWNRQLSLLIPGALTSAVTATNRP from the coding sequence ATGGATGCTTCCAACAAGCAATTTCTTCTTCGGATGACCGGCGCCAGGTCGCTGGCTGCCGCTTTCCTGCCCATCATGCCCATCCTGTTCGTCGTGGCAGGATGCGCTTCGGGCCTGCAGTTCCGTGACGAGGGCGGCAGCAATGCCGACCCGGCGCCACCTACGGAGCTGATTACGGAACGCCTGATCAGCAACGAGCGCCAGGAACACCTCGACCTGTCCAACCAGAACCTGGAGAAGTTGCTGGTGCCGAACCCGCCGCCCTACAAGATCGGCGGCGGCGACGTCCTGGCGATCGTGGTCTGGGACCATCCCGAACTGGCCGGCAACATGGCGATTCCATCGTCCACCGATCCCGCCGGCGCCGCGTCCGCCGCGCCGCAGGGCTTCGTGGTGGACCACCTGGGGCGCATCCAGTTCCCGCTGGCCGGCTTGCTGACGGTCGAAGGCTTGACCGAGGAACAGGCGCGCGCGCTGCTCACCACGCGCCTGGCCAAGTACCTGGCCAGGCCCAACGTCACGCTGCGCGTGCAGGCCTACCGCAGCAAGCGCGTGTACATCGACGGCGAGGTCAAGTCGCCCGGCCTGCAGGCCATCAACGACATTCCGATGACCCTGGTCGAGGCGCTCAACCGCGCCGGCGGTTTGCTGCCCACCGCCGATCAGAGCCGCATCGCGCTCGAGCGCGGCCAGGAGCGCTATCGCATCAACCTGCGCGAGCTGGTGCAGAAAGGCGTCAATCCGGGACTGGTGATGCTGGCGCCGGGCGACGTGGTGCGCGTGCATTCGCGCGACGAAAGCAAGGTGTTCGTGTCCGGCGAGGTCATCACGCCCAAGGCGCTCACGATGCACGACGGCCGGCTCACGCTGAACGAGGCGCTCGGCGAGAGCGGCGGCATCAGTCCGCTGAGCGGCGATGCGCGCCAGGTCTACGTCGTGCGCAAGACGCCGGAGCGCACCCGCGTATTCCAGCTCGATGCGCGGGTCGCCGGTTCGCTGGCGATGGCGGAATCCTTCGAACTGCAGCCGAAGGACATCGTGTACGTGGCGGCGACCCCGCTGGCGAACTGGAACCGCCAGTTGAGCCTCCTGATCCCGGGCGCGCTTACATCGGCGGTCACCGCGACCAACCGGCCTTGA
- a CDS encoding acyltransferase family protein: MISLQFPTIQWQRQNQLDGRCANSFLIALMRGLAALEVAAAHLRAEMFPGLSELANPPLHYQMLALATSFAHQAVVIFFLISGWLVGGSLLNKLDQPGALHVYAIDRATRLWTVLMPALCLMLAIGGVIGAVQSGQADFSTANEYSAASFAGNLLGLQTIVVPTFAGNYALWSLANETWYYVQFPLLLIAFTGKNRLRQLSACTALLLMGAALPLPITLYFALWLLGTLFSRIRIDCTPPWRIAMLLAALAIAAGSRVFGQVDDLEADSFLQHLAYSLPLLALLAALYRPLDLASPLRHCLARSVHLLSECSFTLYVIHVPLIKLSRHLGMELFGRDRLAVTAPADYAVYAGMLLFVLLASYCSYLLFESNTFRIRRAVKAVLPPSSKRPSMTAA, encoded by the coding sequence ATGATCAGTCTGCAATTTCCCACGATCCAGTGGCAGCGCCAGAACCAGCTGGACGGCCGATGTGCCAATTCCTTCCTGATTGCCCTGATGCGCGGACTGGCGGCGCTCGAAGTCGCCGCCGCCCACCTCCGCGCAGAGATGTTTCCCGGCTTGAGCGAGCTGGCAAATCCGCCGCTGCACTACCAGATGCTGGCCCTGGCCACCAGCTTCGCGCACCAGGCGGTGGTGATCTTTTTCCTGATCAGCGGCTGGCTGGTCGGCGGCAGCCTGCTCAACAAGCTGGACCAGCCGGGCGCCCTGCACGTCTATGCGATCGACCGCGCCACCAGGCTGTGGACGGTGCTGATGCCGGCGCTGTGCCTGATGCTGGCGATCGGCGGCGTCATCGGCGCCGTGCAGTCCGGCCAGGCCGACTTCTCGACCGCCAACGAGTACTCGGCCGCCAGCTTCGCCGGCAATCTGCTCGGCCTGCAAACGATCGTGGTCCCGACCTTTGCCGGCAACTACGCGTTGTGGAGCCTGGCCAACGAAACCTGGTACTACGTGCAGTTCCCGCTGCTGCTGATCGCTTTCACGGGCAAGAACCGCCTGCGCCAGTTGAGCGCATGCACCGCACTGCTATTGATGGGCGCTGCGTTACCGTTGCCGATCACGCTGTATTTTGCGCTGTGGCTGCTGGGCACCCTGTTTTCACGCATCCGCATCGATTGCACGCCGCCGTGGCGCATCGCCATGCTGCTTGCGGCGCTGGCCATCGCCGCAGGCTCGCGCGTGTTCGGCCAGGTGGATGACCTGGAAGCCGACTCGTTCCTGCAGCACCTGGCCTATAGTCTGCCGCTGCTGGCTCTGCTGGCGGCGCTGTACCGTCCGCTCGATCTCGCCTCGCCCTTGCGGCATTGCCTGGCGCGGTCGGTGCACCTGCTGTCGGAATGTTCGTTCACCTTGTACGTGATCCACGTACCGCTGATCAAGCTCTCGCGCCATCTCGGCATGGAACTGTTCGGACGCGATCGCCTCGCAGTTACCGCGCCGGCCGATTATGCGGTGTATGCCGGCATGCTGCTGTTCGTGCTGCTGGCATCCTATTGTTCCTATCTGCTGTTCGAGTCGAACACCTTCCGCATCCGGCGCGCCGTCAAGGCCGTGCTCCCGCCGAGCAGCAAGCGCCCATCGATGACCGCGGCCTGA
- a CDS encoding sugar transferase: protein MSKRLFDVLAAGAGLLVLSPLLLAVALWIKFDSPGPVLFRQQRVGRHGVPFAILKFRTMAHRAPQERQLTVGQDARVTRAGRLLRRAKLDELPQLFNVLQGTMSLVGPRPEVPRYVACYPPAVRDTVLSVAPGITDWASILYKEESAILGRAADPERAYIDTILPVKLGYYQRYVREQSFWLDLRIIFHTLAAIVR from the coding sequence ATGAGCAAGCGGCTGTTCGACGTGCTCGCCGCCGGCGCCGGCCTGCTGGTATTGTCGCCGCTGCTGCTGGCCGTCGCCCTGTGGATCAAGTTCGACTCTCCCGGTCCGGTCCTGTTCCGCCAGCAGCGCGTCGGCCGCCACGGGGTGCCGTTCGCGATCCTCAAATTCCGCACCATGGCGCACCGGGCGCCGCAGGAACGCCAGCTGACCGTGGGCCAGGATGCCCGCGTCACGCGCGCCGGCCGCCTGCTGCGGCGCGCCAAGCTGGACGAGTTGCCGCAATTGTTCAACGTCTTGCAGGGAACCATGAGCCTGGTCGGCCCGCGTCCGGAAGTGCCGCGCTACGTGGCCTGCTATCCGCCCGCCGTGCGCGACACGGTGCTGTCGGTGGCGCCGGGCATCACCGACTGGGCATCGATCCTGTACAAGGAGGAAAGCGCCATCCTCGGCCGCGCCGCCGACCCCGAGCGCGCCTACATCGACACCATCTTGCCGGTCAAGCTCGGGTATTACCAGCGCTACGTGCGCGAGCAATCGTTCTGGCTCGACCTGCGCATCATTTTCCATACCCTGGCCGCCATCGTCAGGTAG
- a CDS encoding phosphatase PAP2 family protein, producing the protein MSWSDLLHLGDLSLTVPTGSAIAAWLLAGRAWRAAAGWTLVFGCTLGLVAASKIAFLGWDAGVPALQFKALSGHATGFALAFPTLCHVLAARLAPAMRRAVTGTALALAAVVAAALVHAGEHTPAEATVGWLIGIGAFVCAVRLTHDAPPAPRPVALACAIAAFIATAWAIRWLPVGYWLIKLALLLSGNHAPFPWDQDG; encoded by the coding sequence ATGTCATGGTCCGACCTGCTCCACCTCGGCGACCTGTCCCTGACGGTCCCGACGGGCAGCGCCATCGCCGCCTGGCTGCTGGCCGGCCGCGCCTGGCGCGCGGCCGCCGGCTGGACGCTGGTGTTCGGATGCACGCTGGGCCTGGTGGCAGCCAGCAAGATCGCCTTCCTGGGCTGGGACGCCGGCGTGCCCGCACTGCAATTCAAGGCGCTCAGCGGCCATGCCACCGGTTTTGCGCTGGCCTTTCCCACGCTGTGCCACGTGCTGGCGGCGCGGCTGGCGCCTGCCATGCGCCGCGCCGTGACCGGCACGGCACTGGCGCTGGCCGCCGTGGTTGCCGCGGCGCTGGTGCACGCAGGCGAACATACACCGGCCGAGGCCACGGTCGGCTGGCTGATCGGCATCGGCGCATTCGTGTGCGCGGTCCGGCTGACGCATGACGCGCCCCCTGCACCGCGTCCAGTTGCCCTGGCTTGCGCCATCGCCGCATTCATCGCCACGGCATGGGCCATCCGGTGGCTGCCGGTCGGTTACTGGCTGATCAAGCTGGCCTTGCTTCTATCTGGCAACCATGCGCCTTTTCCCTGGGACCAGGATGGCTGA
- a CDS encoding family 1 glycosylhydrolase, whose translation MSPGFIFATGIENSNPTIQNGRVRMDELEKCGHYTHWKLDFDLVQELGLKVLRYGPPLHRTWLGPGRYDWEFADLAFNDLRHRNIASIVDLCHFGVPDWIGNFQNPDFPALFADYAGAFARRYPWIQLYTPINEMSICALFSALYGWWNEQMTTDRSFITAMKHLVKANILAMHAILKVRPDALFVQSESTEYFHAENPAAIGPAELYNARRFLSLDLNYGRRVDSEMYEYMLDNGMTREEYHFFLNNNLKHHCIMGNDYYQTNEHYVSKEGLTRSAGEIFGYAVITHQYYNRYRLPVMHTETNLCQGPRGTEAVEWLRKEWANVLRVRNNGVPLLGFTWYSLIDQVDWDSALRENNGNVNALGLYDLDRKIRPVGTAYKELVRDWMEVLPTQSVCLQLPIMMPHEFQRQVAPPTGWPFEDVAHQTMAPNTEERE comes from the coding sequence ATGTCTCCAGGATTTATTTTTGCCACCGGTATCGAAAACAGCAATCCGACCATCCAGAACGGGCGGGTGCGGATGGATGAACTGGAAAAGTGCGGCCACTACACACACTGGAAGCTGGATTTCGACCTGGTGCAGGAACTCGGCCTGAAGGTGCTGCGCTATGGCCCGCCCCTGCACCGTACCTGGCTCGGTCCCGGACGCTACGATTGGGAGTTCGCCGACCTGGCTTTCAACGACCTGCGCCACCGTAACATCGCGTCGATCGTCGACCTCTGCCATTTCGGGGTGCCCGACTGGATCGGCAACTTCCAGAATCCCGATTTTCCGGCCCTGTTCGCGGATTACGCCGGTGCCTTCGCGCGCCGTTATCCATGGATCCAGCTATATACGCCGATCAACGAAATGTCGATCTGCGCGCTGTTTTCTGCGCTGTACGGCTGGTGGAACGAACAGATGACCACCGACCGCAGCTTCATCACGGCGATGAAGCATCTGGTCAAGGCCAATATCCTGGCCATGCACGCGATCCTGAAGGTGCGCCCGGACGCCCTGTTCGTGCAGAGCGAATCGACCGAGTACTTCCATGCCGAAAACCCGGCAGCGATCGGGCCGGCCGAACTGTACAACGCGCGCCGCTTCCTGTCGCTCGACCTGAACTACGGGCGCCGCGTCGATTCCGAAATGTACGAGTACATGCTCGACAACGGCATGACGCGCGAGGAATACCATTTTTTCCTGAATAATAATCTGAAGCACCACTGCATCATGGGCAACGATTATTACCAGACCAACGAGCACTACGTGTCCAAGGAAGGCTTGACGCGTTCGGCCGGTGAGATCTTCGGCTACGCCGTCATCACCCACCAGTACTACAACCGCTACCGCCTCCCGGTGATGCACACGGAAACCAACCTGTGCCAGGGGCCGCGCGGCACCGAGGCGGTCGAATGGCTGCGCAAGGAATGGGCCAACGTGCTGCGCGTTCGCAACAATGGCGTGCCCCTGCTGGGGTTCACATGGTACTCGCTGATCGACCAGGTCGACTGGGACAGCGCGCTGCGCGAGAACAACGGCAACGTGAATGCACTCGGCTTGTATGACCTCGACCGCAAGATCCGTCCGGTCGGCACCGCCTACAAGGAACTGGTGCGCGACTGGATGGAAGTCCTTCCGACCCAGAGCGTGTGCCTGCAACTGCCTATCATGATGCCGCACGAATTCCAGCGCCAGGTGGCGCCGCCGACGGGCTGGCCGTTCGAGGATGTTGCGCACCAGACGATGGCGCCGAATACCGAAGAGCGCGAATAG
- a CDS encoding polysaccharide biosynthesis tyrosine autokinase — MSTASEQHALTQIAPSPPILGVPFDPRVVDGPSDEASFDLKGYLHTLFDNRWLIGGITAIITLVAVLYALVAKPVYEANLMIHVEEESPNASKNILSEASSLFETKKAAIAEMELLRSRMVVSRAVDNLQLYIDVQPRYFPIAGFWFAKQNGNNLSEPGLFGYGGYVWGAEKAEVSLFEVPDAWLGREFTLTSLGNGRFRFSGGGQRIVFDGNVGLRYRVPTPEGVIELKVDHLSANPGARFLLRRMSRLAMIQAVQNTLVITEQGKQSGIIEVKLQGENARRTHGVLSEIGREYMRQNLARKTEEAEKSLAFLNQQLPILKRQLEQAEDRYNQFRNAHGTVDLQEEARMSLAQAAAARARRIDLIQKKTELLARFTEDHPVVAAVNRQRRAVDAEIDEVNARIKAMPVLEQDEARLTRDIKVNTDLYTALSNTAQQLRLISVGRVSNVRMVDAPIPPEKPIKPNRPLIVALAVVTGLFLGALVAFTRKAMMGGIDDPQKIEQLLRARVVYATIPHSANQEKLMRKAKGGNGVLPLLATIIPEDPAVESLRSFRAALQFSMPHFRNNIVMFAGPTRGIGKSFVSANFAAVMAASGKRVLLIDADLRNGQLHHYFGIGRDRGLSRAILGQSAVDEVIHHDVVDNLDFIPTGELPPNRSEFLLHLNFGSLLQQVSARYDIVLLDPPPLLAIADALIIGSHAGAVFIVARSGQTNESDINESIKRLNHAGISPQGVLFNDMSPRLGSYAAYQRLGTTSRIGYSAH, encoded by the coding sequence ATGAGTACCGCAAGCGAGCAGCATGCCCTGACCCAGATCGCGCCCAGCCCGCCGATCCTGGGCGTTCCGTTCGACCCGCGCGTCGTCGACGGGCCATCGGACGAAGCTTCGTTCGACCTCAAGGGCTACCTGCACACGCTGTTCGACAACCGCTGGCTGATCGGCGGCATCACCGCGATCATCACGCTGGTCGCGGTGCTGTACGCGCTGGTCGCCAAGCCGGTATACGAGGCCAACCTGATGATCCACGTGGAGGAAGAAAGCCCGAATGCATCCAAGAACATCCTGAGCGAGGCGTCGTCGCTGTTCGAGACCAAGAAGGCCGCCATCGCCGAGATGGAACTGCTGCGTTCGCGCATGGTGGTCTCGCGTGCGGTGGACAACCTGCAGCTGTACATCGACGTACAGCCGCGCTACTTTCCGATCGCCGGGTTCTGGTTCGCCAAACAGAACGGCAACAACCTGTCCGAGCCGGGCCTGTTCGGCTACGGCGGCTACGTCTGGGGCGCGGAAAAGGCCGAAGTATCGCTGTTCGAAGTGCCCGACGCCTGGCTGGGCCGTGAATTCACGCTGACCTCGCTGGGCAACGGCCGCTTCCGCTTTTCCGGCGGCGGCCAGCGCATCGTCTTCGACGGCAACGTCGGGCTGCGCTACCGGGTGCCGACGCCCGAAGGCGTGATCGAGCTGAAGGTGGACCACCTGTCCGCCAATCCCGGCGCGCGCTTCCTGCTGCGCCGCATGTCGCGCCTGGCCATGATCCAGGCGGTCCAGAACACGCTGGTGATCACCGAGCAGGGCAAGCAGTCCGGCATCATCGAGGTCAAGCTGCAGGGTGAAAACGCGCGCCGTACCCATGGCGTGCTGAGCGAGATCGGGCGCGAGTACATGCGCCAGAACCTGGCGCGCAAGACCGAGGAAGCGGAAAAATCACTCGCCTTTCTGAACCAGCAGCTGCCGATCCTGAAGCGCCAGCTGGAGCAGGCGGAAGACCGCTACAACCAGTTCCGCAATGCGCACGGCACGGTCGACCTGCAGGAAGAAGCGCGCATGAGCCTGGCGCAGGCGGCGGCGGCCCGTGCGCGCCGCATCGACCTGATCCAGAAGAAGACCGAGCTGCTGGCGCGCTTCACCGAAGACCACCCGGTGGTGGCCGCGGTCAACCGCCAGCGCCGCGCGGTCGATGCCGAGATCGACGAAGTCAATGCGCGCATCAAGGCCATGCCCGTGCTGGAACAGGACGAAGCGCGCCTGACGCGCGACATCAAGGTGAACACCGACCTGTACACTGCCTTGTCGAACACCGCCCAGCAGCTGCGCTTGATCTCGGTCGGCCGCGTGAGCAACGTGCGCATGGTGGATGCGCCGATCCCGCCGGAAAAGCCGATCAAGCCGAACCGTCCGCTGATCGTCGCACTGGCCGTGGTCACCGGGCTGTTCCTGGGCGCCCTTGTCGCGTTCACGCGCAAGGCCATGATGGGCGGGATCGACGATCCGCAAAAGATCGAGCAGCTACTGCGCGCGCGCGTGGTGTACGCCACCATTCCGCACAGCGCCAACCAGGAAAAGCTCATGCGCAAGGCGAAGGGCGGCAACGGCGTGCTACCGCTGCTGGCAACGATCATTCCGGAAGATCCGGCCGTCGAGAGCCTGCGCAGCTTCCGCGCCGCGCTGCAGTTCTCGATGCCGCACTTCAGGAACAATATCGTCATGTTCGCCGGTCCGACGCGCGGCATCGGCAAGTCTTTCGTCAGCGCGAATTTTGCCGCCGTCATGGCTGCCAGCGGTAAACGCGTGCTCCTGATCGATGCCGACTTGCGCAACGGCCAGCTGCACCATTATTTCGGCATCGGGCGCGACCGTGGCTTGTCGCGCGCCATCCTCGGGCAGTCGGCGGTGGACGAGGTCATCCACCACGACGTGGTCGACAACCTGGACTTCATCCCCACCGGAGAATTGCCGCCGAACCGTTCCGAATTCCTGCTGCACCTGAATTTCGGTAGCCTGCTGCAGCAGGTCAGCGCCCGCTACGACATCGTGCTGCTCGATCCGCCGCCGCTGCTGGCGATTGCCGATGCGCTGATCATCGGGTCGCACGCCGGCGCCGTGTTCATCGTCGCGCGTTCGGGACAGACCAACGAGTCGGACATCAACGAGTCGATCAAGCGCCTGAACCACGCCGGCATTTCACCGCAAGGCGTGCTGTTCAACGACATGTCGCCGCGCCTGGGCAGCTATGCCGCTTACCAGCGTCTCGGCACGACGAGCAGGATCGGGTATTCGGCGCATTGA
- a CDS encoding glycosyltransferase family 4 protein, giving the protein MNILLINHYAGSVRHGMEYRPYYLAREWVRQGHKVTIVASSESHVRTQAPAMEGAWRQCETIDGIDYVWLTTPPYRGNGLARVRNMAAFVLRLQREGARLADTLKPDAVIASSTYPLDIWPAHRIARRAGARLLFELHDLWPLSPMELGGHSRRHPFIMLLQAAENFACRHADAVVSILPKVRTHLEAHGMAPHKLHLVPNGVDPDEWRDAACGDAEGLPPVLDGALDTLRIQGRFVVGYAGTHGLANALDTLLDAAALLRDRPVAFVLVGGGPAKPELVRRAAALGLANVHFFDPVPKARVPALLRRFDLAYIGWKRQALYRFGISPNKLIDYMMAARPVLHAVDAGNDPVRDAACGLTVAPEDPHAVADGILTMLALGADERTALGRRGRAFALAHHTYPVLAQRFLTALAGEPSHG; this is encoded by the coding sequence ATGAACATCCTGCTGATCAACCACTACGCCGGCTCGGTGCGCCACGGGATGGAATACCGGCCCTACTACCTGGCGCGCGAATGGGTGCGCCAGGGGCACAAGGTGACCATCGTCGCCTCGTCGGAATCGCACGTGCGCACCCAGGCGCCGGCGATGGAAGGCGCCTGGCGCCAGTGCGAGACCATCGACGGCATCGATTACGTCTGGCTGACCACGCCGCCCTACCGCGGCAATGGCCTGGCGCGCGTGCGCAACATGGCCGCCTTCGTGCTGCGCCTGCAGCGGGAAGGCGCGCGGCTGGCCGACACGTTGAAGCCGGACGCGGTGATCGCCTCCAGCACCTACCCGCTCGATATCTGGCCGGCGCACCGCATCGCCCGCCGCGCCGGCGCGCGCCTGCTGTTCGAGCTGCACGACCTGTGGCCGCTGTCGCCGATGGAACTGGGAGGCCATTCGCGGCGCCATCCCTTCATCATGCTGCTGCAAGCCGCCGAGAACTTCGCCTGCCGCCACGCGGACGCCGTGGTCTCGATCCTGCCGAAGGTACGCACGCACCTGGAAGCGCACGGCATGGCGCCGCACAAGCTGCACCTGGTGCCGAACGGCGTCGACCCGGACGAATGGCGCGACGCTGCCTGCGGCGATGCCGAAGGCTTGCCGCCGGTGCTGGACGGTGCACTCGACACCCTGCGTATCCAGGGCCGGTTCGTGGTCGGTTATGCCGGCACCCACGGCCTCGCCAACGCGCTCGACACCCTGCTGGACGCCGCCGCCTTGCTGCGCGATCGCCCGGTCGCCTTCGTGCTGGTCGGCGGCGGGCCGGCCAAGCCGGAACTGGTGCGGCGCGCCGCGGCGCTGGGCCTGGCCAACGTCCATTTCTTCGATCCGGTTCCCAAGGCCCGGGTGCCGGCCCTGTTGCGGCGCTTCGACCTCGCCTACATCGGCTGGAAGCGCCAGGCGCTGTACCGCTTCGGCATCTCGCCCAACAAACTGATCGACTACATGATGGCGGCGCGTCCGGTATTGCACGCGGTCGACGCCGGCAACGACCCGGTGCGCGACGCCGCCTGCGGCCTCACCGTGGCGCCGGAAGACCCGCACGCGGTCGCCGACGGCATCCTGACCATGCTGGCGCTGGGCGCGGACGAACGCACCGCGCTCGGCCGGCGCGGGCGCGCCTTTGCGCTCGCCCACCACACGTATCCGGTCCTCGCACAACGCTTCCTAACCGCCCTTGCAGGAGAACCCAGCCATGGCTGA